aagtttggacacccctgcattaagtcCAAGACCATTTATCCATCCAGTTAAATCAAAGCCTGAACAAATTGAAGCCTCGGAGAACAGCGTGTGACCTCCAAAGGTCCACTTTGTTGTACACGGATGCTTGGACTCTGTTAAATCAGACTGGTTCTGCTGGAGGCCATCTCTCTTCTgttctggtccagctggcctccCGAGACACAGAACACACGGACTGACCCGACTCCCAGCCTCCTCGCTCTGATAGCGTTCACCCTCCTGGTCCGCTCCCTTCTTCTCTTAAGGTAGACCAGCACCGAGTATCCCACTACAGCCAGAACCATGCCAAGTCCGGCCGCCATCAGGACCAAACTCGACGCCAGCATTTCCGCACCGTCATCCCCTTGGCTTCTGGCCTTGTCGATCGTGGTCACACAGAGTAGAACTGTACCACACAGCATCAGCGCCACGCCGACAGCCAGAATCAGTGCCGGGTCAGCCCGTCCACCACTCTTCAGCTGGTCGATTCGGCGCCGACTGTGCACGCAGTGCATGTCCTGGATGGCGGAGCTGAGAAGCTGCTTGAGCAGGACGGCCAGTGATAGGAGACACAGGGTGGTGCCCACCCCCAGGCGCCACTCGCTGGACATGCTGGTGGTGATGGTGGTCAGGAGACACACACCACCCAGGCCCAGACCTAATATGAGGGCAACTGAAGCGCAGTAACACATAAGGGAGCGACGTGGCTCTCGGAACCACCACAGGTCGACCTGGTCCTCCACGGCACGCCTCTGGAGCAGGTCCAGGTAAAGCCTTGGAGGCTGATGAAAGGTGTGACGAGGTGGGTAGAGAAGCTGTGTTTCAGGCATCCTGACGGGCTTGGAAACAACACCAATTTTGTCGTTAAAGGAAGTAAAATGTGTAGAAAAGTAGCGAGAAACTCACATAGATGCGGGTCATGCATTTCCATCCATTGGTCTTTGGTTGGCGTGGACCTCAAACTCCTTAAGAGTCCGGCTGATTCAACAATGAAGCGCTCCTTCTGGTACGCGGATGAAACTCCAGACCACTCTGAGTTCAGGTCAAGCCAAGAACGCAGAGTGCAGGTCGCGATGGTCCTGGTGACATTGTGGCGAAGCAGACCCTCGCGATCCCGCCCACCCCACGCTGGCCGGGCACCGTGGAGTCAGCAGAGAAGAAAGACACAGAGTCACAAACGCGGCTTGAGATGGCGCTTTGGGCCGCACAATAACGCCACACAGAGCGGGACGCCGGCTGATGACCGCGATGACTGCGCTGCCCGAGGTGGCGAGTGGCGTGTGAGTGTGAGGGCTGAATGATGTCAGCGCGTCCCAAGAATGCCGCTTCTGTCCTACAAAGGATGGCGTCACTCTCACAAGCTCGCACAGCTGGAGCCCATGGATCGGTTCCAGTAAATGTCATCACAGAGGTAATTGCAGACTGTTATCCTTTATTGATcattgagctttgggttatgaccgaaaggataagatcacgggtacaagcggccgaaatgagtttcctctgccgggtggcggggctctcccttagaaatagggtgagaagctctgccatccgggaggagctcaaagtaaagccgctgctcctccacatggagaggagccagatgaggtggttggttcgggcatctggtcaggatgccacccacgttcgaccggtaggaagccacagggaagacccaggacacgttgggaagactatgtctcccggctggcctgggaacacctcgggatcccccgggaagagctggatgaagtggctggggagagggaagtctgggcttccctgcttaggctgctgcccctgcgaccggcctcggataagcggaagaagatggatggatggatcagtaATATAATGTACAGCAGGGGGGTTTTCAGTGAAGTACCACCTCTGGACGGTTGGTTTTAACCTACTATCGtcacacccatccattttctaccgcttgtccctctcgggtcgcTTACAAACATTTCAAacggcaactttctggctttaagaaacactataAGAAAGCAACAATACAGATTGTGGTAGttagtttcatttttagatcgaACACAGTCAAAAAACAAATATGGAATCAGTCGATTCTGAGGAATAAATGATGGAATCAACCTGTAATTGTTGTTTTCTAACGATAACACCTGCGTCCGATTAAatctgttgattgattgattgattgattgattgattgattgattgattgattgattgattgattgattgattgaaacttgtattagtaggttgcacagtgaagtacatattccgtacaattgaccactaaatggtaacaccccaataagtttttcaacttgtttaagtcggggtccacgttaatcggtTCATCGGTCTGCAGTTCACAAAGGAGTGTTCGCATCTCGGAGAGCTGTTGcagcaggtggattgacatgaatcacggCTCCAACGCCAGAGATGTCcattgaaacaaaggagaggatcATCAAACTTCTTCAGGCAATGTTGCAAAGATGTTGTTCGCCGTCAGCTGGGTCTgaaatctggaccaagtacaaaaaactcacactaaaaaatgctgggttattttgataacccaatttatgacttgtgagtgttgggttacatttttgagttattttaatgaagagcaatccattttttgggttataaagttattattttaactcaatttctgggttttcaaaactatgaaccattttttgggttgtttttcaatgagtaaaacatttttgggtaaaaggcttttttattaaaaaaggttcttttttcttgaagggaattttattaaggattaatctcattaacattatttacaatcacgcatcttatgtacatgaacatatttgagcatgctgtgtagcattttgtttgtatcccgcatgatttatTTTCTTACCTGCGCCTTGCCTCCCGAGTcggtctgcatcctgggagaacgaccccgccgTGACAACTACACCCTTAGAAATAAAAGTGCTAAGTAGAACCATATAAGGTTCTTCGGCTCATCCTAACAGGAGAACCCTTTTTGGCTCCAGGTAGAACCTTTTTATAAAGGTTCCACCTGGAACCCTTTTGGAGGGTTCTACCTAGAACCCAACATGAAGGGTTATACCTAGAACTGTGTGTGTAAGGTTCCACTCAGAACCCCCCATGAGAGGTTCTACAAAGAACCCacgcagggagttccactaagaaccctttcgtatttcaagggtttcatctagaacccacacagggagttccactaagaacCCTTTCGTTTGTCAAGGGTTTCATCTAGAACCCATGCAGGGAGTTCTACTAAGAACCCTTTGATGTTTCAAGGGTTTCATCTAGAACCcacacagggagttccactaagaaccctttcgtatttcaagagtttcatctagaacccacacagggagttccactaagaaccctttcgtatttcaagggtttcatctagaacccacacagggagttccactaaggaCCCTTTCGTATTTCAAGGGTTTCATCTAGAACCCacgcagggagttccactaagaacCCTTTCTTCCAAAAACGGTTCTCTGGATCAAAATAGTTCTTACTAGAACCCTTAGTATTAGTGAGAACCCTTTTAAAACCAATTATTCAGAAAAGGGGTTTTAAAGGGTCAAAATGGTTCTTACTGGAACATTAGCGTTACCACGAACCCTTGAAAAAACCCTTTCTTCGGGAAAGGGTTTTTCAGAAGCAAATGGTTCCAGTTAGAACCTCAGCCCTTGTAGAAGAACCCTTTTGGAACCCTTATTTCTAAGAGTgtatgaccatacacggcaattcttgtataaataaaatgtcactcatatcttgcttttgagtatattttaatggaatacaaataattttgaccagtagttgggaaggagaaGGACAAAcctaagttgtgtgataacttacacataattattctaacacattttggtgttgtttacttgagtcatattgcagtctacacgtatctcttatgtgtgactgccatctactggtcacactcatcattacaccatataccaaataacatagctttgaggtcggtaagcaaaactagaattattccttacattaggcgcactgtcgagttttgagagacaaaatacatttgaagtgcaccttatagtctggaaagtaCGGTAGGTGATTTAAAGTGTGGAAAGCTTTTTTTTCAATCTAAAAATACTGCTCCAACCTATTTACCCTTGTCCAAACTACATGTGATCATTTCGGTGAAGTGGCACACAACCATTTCAGTAGAATGTTTGGGCCGGGATCCAAATTGTTTAGGATTTAgtcctctaaatcagtggtccccaaccaccgggccgcacaagaaatttaaaaaaaaaaaatatatatatatatatatatatatatatatatatatatatatatatatatatatatatatatatatatatatatatatatatatatatatatatatatatatatatatatatatttatgaaatcaacattaaaaacacaatatatacattatatatcaatatagatcaatacagtctgcagggatacagtccgtaagcacacatgattgtatttatttatgaaaaaaaaaatatatatatatgtttttttttttttttttaaatcccccccaccggtccgtgggacaaattttcaagcgttgaccggtccacagctacaaaaaggttggggaccactgctctaaatcggTGGtcccggaaaaaaaataataataatttttttttttttttttttttttttttttaaattaaatcaacataaaaaacacaatatatacattatatatcaatatagatcaatacagtctgcagggatacagtccgtaagcacacatgattgtatttctttatggaaaaaaataaataaataaataaataaaataaaaaatccccccccccccctccccccgtcccccccggtccgtgggacaaattttcaagcgttgaccggtccccagctacaaaaaggttggggaccactgctctaaatgggTCATCAATTGTTCAGCCACCAGCTTCTCAAGTACCTTTTGAAATGGCAGGCACAATTGAACTCGGTGGTTGATTGCTTGCCTCATCTGCTGCACCAGACTTCAAAATTGCTGCCACAACAGCCGTTTTAAAACTTTGCGGGAATTCACCATTTTTAATGGATAGATTTCCTAAGTGTAATATGGGTTTTGGTATTATTGTAGCATGCTTTTTGTTATTAAAGAGGTGTCTATATTAAATATACCTTGTTGCTTTTGAATTGTTCAGAtggataataattagggatgtccgataatggctttttgccgatatccgatattccgatattgtccaactctttaattaccaataccgatatctttttttttttttttaatttaaaaaaaaaaaaaaaaaaatttttaatttttttttttatataatgtcctgcccagcttctcaggcaaatcatatagtagatgtagatgcccatatcggctgttcagatttactttacaaaagagaagtgtaggatacttctcttgttgccttatttgtattttgacttaatTAAATActgatgccgatatcaaccgataccgatatatgcagtcgtggaattaacacattattatgcctaatttggacaaccaggtatggtgaagataaggtcatttttttaaaaatttataaaataaaataagataaatacatttaaaaaaaattcttgaataaaaaagaaagtaaaacaatataaaaacagttacatataaactagtaatgaatgaaaatgagtaaaatgaactgttaaaggttagtactattagtggagcagctaATATGGTTGTTTGGTTGGTTGGATAAAATATATTGAAGGATTTGTTGGATGATGGATGAAGAGGATTGGTGAAGGGTTTGTTGGAAGGATGAAAATAATGGATGGTTAAATggataatggatggatgcatgagtGGGTGGATGAATAGACGAGTGTAGGTTGGATGGATGAAGATGATGGATGTTAGATGACGAATAGTTGTATAAATGTATGATGGATGAATTATTGGATGATGACGAAGACGTTGGATGGTTGGTGATGGCGAAAGGTTAAGTTGGATGTGTGAAGATGATGGATGTCAGATGGATGAATGGTTGAGTGGACGGATGAAGATGATGGATATATAGACGAGGATGATGCTATAGGGTAGGTTGGATGCATGCAGATGATGGATGTTAGATGATTAATAGTTGAATGAATATATGATGATAAATAGTTGGATGGATGTCAGAGATATGAAGGAttgaatggacggatggatgaagaggattgGTGAAGGTTTTGTTGGACAGAAGAAAATAATGGATGGTTATATAGATAACGACgataatggatggatgcatgagtGGGTGGATGAATAGACGAGGGTGATGCTATAGTGTaggttggatggatggagatgacgGATGTTAGAAGACGAATAGTTGAATAAATGTATGATGGATGAATTATTGGATGATGACGAAGACGTTGGATGGTTGGTGATAACGAAAGGTTGGATGTGTGAAGATGATGGATGTCAGACGGATGAAGGGTTGAGTGGACGGATGaagacacaatcatgtgtgcttacggactgtatcccttgcagactgtattgatatatattgatatataatgcttacggactgtatcccttgcagactgtattgatatatattgatatataatgcttacggactgtatcccttgcagactgtattgatatatatttatatataatgcttacggactgtatcccttgcagactgtattgatatatattgatatataatgtaggaagcagaatattaataacagaaagaaacaacccttttgtgtgaatgagtgtaaatgggggagggaggttttttggcttgatgcactaattgtaagtgtatcttgtgttttttatgttgatttaataaaaaaaattattttaaaaaaaaccccaaaaaaacgatactgataataaaaaaacgataccgatattttccgatattacattttaaagcatttatcggccgataatatcggcagacatctctactaataattTCACGTATCTTGTATTGACTAGCCAGTGTTATGTGAAAACTAGACAACTGGTCTTttggtagtaagtaaacaaacaaagactaatTTGTCTGATTtcccattctgttattttgtcaaaattatgatgcattattattaatgtacttgttgatTTACTgctaatagctgcttactttctcttttaacatgttctacctagggctgcaactaatgattcatttgaaaatcgattaatctgtcgattattacttcgattaatcgattaataatcggataaaa
This Entelurus aequoreus isolate RoL-2023_Sb linkage group LG05, RoL_Eaeq_v1.1, whole genome shotgun sequence DNA region includes the following protein-coding sequences:
- the LOC133649903 gene encoding transmembrane protein 125-like, coding for MTRIYPVRMPETQLLYPPRHTFHQPPRLYLDLLQRRAVEDQVDLWWFREPRRSLMCYCASVALILGLGLGGVCLLTTITTSMSSEWRLGVGTTLCLLSLAVLLKQLLSSAIQDMHCVHSRRRIDQLKSGGRADPALILAVGVALMLCGTVLLCVTTIDKARSQGDDGAEMLASSLVLMAAGLGMVLAVVGYSVLVYLKRRRERTRRVNAIRARRLGVGSVRVFCVSGGQLDQNRREMASSRTSLI